The DNA region AACCAGCTCATGCAGTCCAACAGCATGCTCTTCACCCACTGCAAAATGTCTCCTCTGTGGGCTGCAATCTCACGTGACTTTGCCTGCCTTCAAGCCAGCCGCCCCCATTTCCGGTGGCTCCACAGACTTGTCCCGCATCTGTTCTTGCAGACTGTGAAAAGAGAGAAATGTGAACTGGCCAGGCAGGGGGGCAGCCCTCGTGTGGGGACAGGGAAGCAGCAGTGGGAAAGCAAATGCAGGTCCCAGGGACTTAAACAATGAGTGTGGCCTAAAAAGCCAGGTTTCTCTTTCACAATGAGTCACAAGAGGTTTGGTGGTGGTTGGCAgctattgttttttaaatttggtTTTCATCAAGATTTTCTGCAAACCAGAAGCTTCCTGGATGCCTTTGCATGATTTGCACCTCATACTTCCTGCAAAACCAATCAGAAAGCTGGTTTCATTTAGTCACTCCTGGGGGCTGGTGTTCATTTGAGCTTCCACTTGACCACAGAGTTATCTGGTGTCCCTTGTTCCAGCACCGGTGACCCTGCAGCTTCCAGCCACTCTGGCCCTGGAAAACCCCTTGCAAAGATGTGTGTAGGGCTCCGGCAGAGGCTGCCTTGGATTCACCCTCAGGGAAGAGGTGTTCGGAGCTAGAAAGTTTCATCAGCAAAATTCCCATCAGTGTAGTACCCCGCCAGGGACCCTCTCTCTGAAAAACAGGCCATGTCAAGACATTTTGAGCTGGGTGCTCTGAATCAGGATTCCTATCTGAAATCATACTCTTGCCTCAGGGAGCTGCCAGCTGTAGGTGCTGTTGCTGCCCTCTCTGTCTGGGCACCCTGCTCTTCTTACGTTCATCTTTCTAGTGGATGGGAAGTCTGCTGGCAAGCAAGGTTGGTTCCTTTTCCCTGATCCTGATGTCCTCTTTTCCTGGGTTCATTCCGCCTGTAACCTTGCACATGATGGTACAGGCCATAGCCAGTATCTTCTGCTCCCTGGAGCCATGAACAAAGAGAGGTGAAACAAATAAGGATCTGCCTTCCCAAGCAGGCCAGGTTGAGAGCACCCCATCTGCTAATGGCTCCTTCTCCCTCCACAGAGCCCAAGAAGCAACCGAGCTCCTGACAGAAGATTTGCTGCAGGTGAGGTGTGGGCTTGGTTGCCAGGCATGTGCCTGCTTGTGCTTGTGCATGGGAACATGTCCTGTTCCCGCCCGTGATTTGCCCAGCCGGCATGTCCGAGTCACAGGGCCAGGATCTCCCTGCATGCCAGAGGGCAACTCCAGGACCATAGTGAGAGGTTCGGACAAGCACCAAACAATCCATTACGGCTTTGCCTAGCCCTTGCTCTTTGCTGTGCTGAGCTGCTCCTGTCACAGGAGCTTTTATTTGCAGCCTAGCTGTGCTAGAGAGTGGTGTTACAACATGCCCCCAGCCACAGGAACGCAGAGTTCGCTTCAGCACCCTCAGACCACGCCACATCACAACCGCATTAAGGAAACAACAGGCTTGTGCCACAGAAAAGGGCTTCCCCAGCTGCCTATGCAGGGATGAGCCCTGCAGCCTGACCCAAGCCTGTGATGGCACCAGCCTCGACTGGGAGCCACACTCACGTTTTCCCTGGACGTGGGATGTGCTGGGCTCTGGCAAGATGCTGTGCTAGTTTGGCTCCTGGACCCAGATGCAGTGTGTGCCGTGCTGGGGTTGGCTTGTGGAGAGATGGTCCCAGGGCCCTGGCATTGTGCTGCAGGGTCACAAGGTTTGCTCCCACGCCAGTGGCTCGGCTGATGCTGCCTGAAAGGTGTCGTGGTGCTGCCAAGGCGGAGGGAGGCCAGGAGAGTCTCGGCACCAGCACAGTGGGGAGGCAAACGAGGCCTGCAGGGTTTTGTCCCCTTGAGTGACATGGCTGATGGCAAAAGGCAAAGGGGACCTTTTCTCACACTGGGAGAAGAGAGACTGCTCCTGCTGAGAGCCACATGGGGCCagctgtccctgggcagggctACCGCAGGGGCTTGGCAACAGGCCTTCGCCATCCCAGCCTTCCACCTCCAGATCGAGCAGAGGATTGAGCCAGCCAAGCGAGCAGCTCACAGCGTGTCCAAGAGGCTCCAGGCCTGTCTGCAGGGGCAGTGTGGGTCAGAGATGGACAAGCGAGTGGTGAGTACAGTCCTCCCTGCCGTGCCGCTCCTCATGCTTACCCCTGCTCTGCACCCCACCAGCAAAGGGAACGCCATGCCCCCACCTCCATGGCCAGCCTTGGCTCTGCATAAGGGTGGCTAGTGCAGCGCAGCCCAAAGGTGCACCTAACCCATTgtcctgcctccagcagtgacCACCAGCAAATGCCCAGTGAGAGGAGAGCAGGGCAAGTGTCCCTTGGACACTCTCTCAGCCACCAGTGGTTTGAGGCCAAGGTGCTTCCTGGGCCAGAGAccgtgtttttgtttttaataacccTCCAGAAAACTTTTGTCCCTGTCACTTTCTGAACCCCTGTGAACCTTTGGTATCCACAGTGCCCTGCAGTGAGAAGCACCACAGTGCAACTGGGCACATTGTGCACAACCGCTTCCTTTTCTTTGAGTTGAACTTGTCACCCTATTTCCAACTGATGCTCACCAGCTCTTGTCTGGAAAGCAACTGCAAAGAGTCAATCCCCCTTCACTCTCCCTAGGCACCCGTGATTTTGTGGGCCCATCTCCTTGCCAGCCTAATGAGTCCTAGCTTAGTTACTCATTCTTGTTTAGGAAACTGTTCAGTACATTTAAAaccagggcagggctgggcttGCAGGAGGTCTCCATCAGTTCCACAGTCCTCCACAGCAGGTTCTGTTAGAGAAGGCAGGAGGATTTCTAATCAGTTATGGAGCCTTGGTGCCTTGTGTAGCTAATTGGATCCTGGCTTTGTCTGAAGGCACATCAGAAGGACAGACATGGTCCTTCCTCAGGCCTCGAGGCCAGTGGGGTTGGGTGGGTCAGGGGAAGACGTGGGGGTCCAGCTCAGGGCTTGGTGGCTGGTCAGCCCTTGCTCCCGGGTGGTAATGCTGGTGGTGGTGTGCCTTGGGGGCCGGGAGCTGCCACACATCAGCTCATCATCTCCTTTCCAAAATCGTTGTCTCTGTGCAGAAGAAGCTGCCCTTGATGGCTCTGTCCACAACAATGGCTGAGAGTTTCAAGGAACTAGACACAGAGTCCAGCCTCGGGTAAGTGCCGGTGGGGGAAAGGGCCAGGGGTGACCCTGAAAGATGTCAAATCGTAGCAGAGCCACTGTCTCCAAGCTGAGCTGTCAAACTCcctcctcagagcacagcagggacCCTCACCAAACACCAGTGTAAGAGTGGAAGAAGGGACAACCAGTGCCTTTGGTCTCCAAGAGCAGAAGGGGTTGGGGACTGGTCCCCCCATGTGCCCCTCACGGGTATGGGTGCACAGAGGGGTGTTGGCTTTGGCCTGTAGTCATTTAATCTCCCCATGCAGGAGAGCCCTGGAGATGGGCTGTTGCATGCAGAGCACACTGGCCAAAATCCTGGCTGAGTTTGAGATCACCCTGGAGCGCGACGTCCTGCAGCCGCTGAACAAGCTCAGCGAGGTAGCCCTGGCCGCACTGCCTCCTCTGCTCTCCCTGTCCTGCCTTCCCCTTCCTGCACTCCTCTTCCCACTCTGGCTCTCTGCCCCAAGTCTCCCCGCATGCCAGGCAGGACAGGCTCAGTGACTCCCTCTCTGGCCCCTCTCTCCCAGGAAGAGCTTCCCATCATCCTGAAGCGCAAGAAGATGCTGCAGAAGTTGATCTCTGACTGGAATGCCATCAAGAGCAGGTACAGGGCATAGTGAGGCACTGGCTGGCGGAGGGGCATGCCATGGCGGAGCACTGGGCACGCTGGGCACAGCCCATCCTTCCAGACTGAAGGAGAGAGGAAGATGACTGCATGCTGCCAGCACAGTGAGGCCGGGGGAGCGAATTTCCCAGGGCCTGGGGCAACGTTAAAGAGGCAGTGGCTTGTGCCTAGCTCCATGTAATGTAAGCTCCCAGCCAGCCCTTCTCTGTGGATGCATCCAGACCTGGGCTGAACTGCTGGCTTGATTGCATAGGAGAGAACAGCCAGTACCGAAGGTAGCAAACTGTCCCATCACCACTTGGTGCAGCTGGAGTCACCATGCTCTGACTCTTCCTGGGTATCCCAGGcctcccagcacaggctcagCAAATGGCAGGAGTGGGGTGTTTTTCTGAGAGAACAGGGCAGCGGTGAGCCTCTGACAGCTCATTTATGCACTGCTCACCATGCCTCATGGGCTCCCTTTGGCTGGAGGAATGAATGAAGAGGGGAGATTGAGGCCTCTTGGAAACATGACATGGGAAGGGTCCTCCAGAccccacctgtgtcaggaagccATGCTGAATACCCTCTTCTTAACTGTATCACACTCCCTGATGCAGCAGCATTTTTTCCTCTGAGTCAGGGAAATGAGAAGCACTGGCTGGCCTAGGATAACCACCTCAGAGCACTGCAGAGGCTTCCCATCCCTGCCATGGTCCCCGTACCCTCCCTGCACACTTGTCCCATCCAATGTCCCTCTGTCACTGACACTGGGTGTGGCTCTCCTTTCCCATCTGAAAGGCTGAACCAAGCTGCCAAGAGTTCCAGTAACAGCACAAGCACTGGCACTGGCCCTGGGGCATCTTCCTCTACCAACAAACTGGAGAActtgaaggaagaggaggaggaagtgaaGAGGAAGTTGGAGCAGTGCAAGGTGAGAATAGCCACCTTGGGGGGCTGCTCCAGGGCTGGAGAACTGTTCGGCTCCAGCGGCCCCATCCAAGGCAACCCCCGCACCAAGCtgggcagcagcacagccagACCAACACAGCCGACACAGCTCACACTCTGAAAACAAATGGGTCCCTTGAGGAACAGAAGCTGGGAGATGCCCCAAGCCCAGGGAAGGAGAAGAGTAAAGGACTGTGAGCACAGCTGCTGCAGAGAGGAGGCTCCGAGGGTTGGAGCAGGGAGCTTATGGGATCCCCCTGGCCTAGGACCCAGATGAGCTGGAGTCTGTGCTGGATCACAGGGGGTTAAGTCACATCAGCTCTCTACACCTCTGCCCTGTTTCTCCGAAAAGCCCTGCGCCTTGTCTAGCAGAGCCCACAAGCTCTCCAGAGCCATAACAGCCTCTTCTGCAGTGCCTGATCGTAGGGCCCATCCCTGCTGTTACCCAAATGCAAGGAACAGCAGCGAGGAGGAACCCAACAGGATCCCAGTCTGCCATCCTCTTGTGTTGCCTCATAGCCAGGGCTGCATCCCCAACTGCCCTCCCAGGACATCAGGAGCCCCTTTCTAGGGGAGCGTGCTGTCTGGGCAGCTCATGGCACAAACAAGGGGAACAGTTCGTGCGGCTTTGTGATGGGAGACCCTCTTCCTCAGGGAGCCAAGGATGAGGTGGAAGGTTGCTCTTTGCTGTCTCTCCTCCCCCAGGACGAGTACATGGCTGACCTCTACCACTTCTCCACTAAAGAGGACAGCTACGCTAGCTACTTCATCAGGGTAAGTCCTGTCCTCCTGCTTTCACACCCTTCCTTAGCACATGAACGTCTCCTAGGGTATATCCAGGGCACAAATCAGAGCCAGCCTTGCCCCTCTCTGCACCGAGTCCTCCAGTCAGGGCAGGGGAGAGACCTCACACATGAGCAGATGCCCAAAGTAGGGCTTTGCCTCCATGCACTGAGGCCGCATGCTGCCACTAGCGCCAACTGCAAACAGGGTGGCTTGGCCCAGCTACCCCCACTCTCCAGTTTGCTCCCTACCCCCCccagcattgacacagtcccacAGACcccggggggagggagaggggcccTTGCAGGTCCCCTTTTTACTCCTCCAGGATTTTTGCTTCTCCTCCCCCTGTCtccatgtgggtgcagtatctgaGGATGGGGTCTCTCCAAGAGGGGCCAGTGCTGAACTGAGGGCTGTTTGTGTGTGCTCTGTTTGGCAGCTGATGGAAATCCAAGCCCAGTACCACCGGCAATCCCTAGGATCTCTGGACTCTGCTCTGGCAGAGTTGAAGGAAGCCCACAGCCAGACAGGTACCACCTCGCTCTCCATGCAGCCTGGAATGGTCTATGGCCAACCCCAGGGGACGTGAGTGTGGCTAGCAAGCTGAGAGAGGCAGATTTTCCCTCTCTGCACTTGCTGCTGCCTCCTACACTGGGCTGGCGGGAAGAGAGATTGGAAGTTGAGGAGGAGGGTTGGAGTTCCTGCCCGTTGTACCTCTGCCCTTGCCTAGCAAGACCTGACTCAGAGCAAGACATCGCTGCTCTGACAGTGATCAGATCCCACTGGGGCCACAGTTGCCTCCAGCCCTCCCGATATTTCCTCCTCTCTTCCAGAGCCCTCCTTCACCGCAGACACCCCAATCACAGGGTATTACGGCGTGTCCCTAGAGACACACCTCAAGAGCTTGGGCCGGGAGATTGCACTCCCCATCGAGGCCTGCGTCATGATGTTGCTGGCCTCAGGCATGAGGGAGGAGGTAGGCATCACTTGTGAtccccccagcctgccccatgcCTCCCCCCAAAATGCAGCCAGGACAGACCCTCTACATCCTTTCACCCTTCACCTCGTCCCCAGGGACTCTTCCGGCTGGCAGCAGGTGCctcagtgctgaggaagctgaagAGCAGCTTGGCCAGCGGTTCCAACGCCCTGGAGGAGTTCTATGCAGACCCCCATGCTGTGGCCGGTGAGTGCCGGCACCACAGGGCAGGCCAGCAGGCCATGGGggggcaggccctgctgccctgctgtcTCCAGCACCGTCCCcactcccccttccctcccaggtgCACTGAAATCCTACCTGCGGGAGCTGCCCCAACCTCTGATGACCTTCGAGCTCTACGACGAATGGGTCAAAGTGGCCAGGTAGGTCAGAGCGGAGAGACAGAAAAGTCTGATGGGGTGAAAAAAGCCCACTGCCACCCCCCTTTGCCTTTCCTGGCACTCAAAGCAGGGCTGTTCAGCCTCATTTTTCACAAGAGAAGATAAAAACACAGCTCCTGGTCCAGCTGCCATTTCTATTCAATGCACAGCAGAAATTCAGATAGCCCATAAACCGGCTTGGATCTAAAAATGAGAATAGCAATAAAGAcaaagcagggaaggagggagggttGCAGCCTTTTACTGCACTGACTGCTTTCTGCTTAGCCTGTAAAGACCACATTGGCCTTGGCTAAAACAGTGACTCAGAAGCATGAGTTCCACTGGCCCCTTCCCAAGCCTGACAGCTCTGGCTGTCCCAGCTCTCCTCAGGCCTGTCAACTCACTAGCTATTTGGCCTGTTGCTTTTGAGATGGAAGGAGTGATAGaggaaatacagcaaaaaaagcCTGGGGAAAGGGCAAGAGAAGAGCAAATCCTGGAAAGAGGTAGGAGCATCTTTCTAAGGGGATCGGCTCAGTGCCAAACCCATGTAGTCCTGATGAAAGAGGATTACTACTCACAGAAGGGCTGCGCTCTCTCCAAGGCTCGTCCACAAGCTATATTCATATCATAGTAAATCCCTTTGGGCATTTGGGGTAGTATTTTGTCCTCTGTGGATGCCTGGCCCACATGACTCAATAAATGTAGCAGCATTTTGCCTTCTTCCCCCAGGGCATCTGCTGTCGCAGGTCTGTGGCCCACACAGGGTGGCCAACGTCAgcctttctccctcacgcaccaTGCCCATCTTTATCGCATGGAGCAAACcaagctctcctctcctccctcttctctctcGCAGCTTCAAGGACTTTGATAGCCGAGTACAGAGTCTCCGAGACACCTGCAGCCGCCTGCCCCAGGAGAACTACAATAATTTGAGGTGTTTTGCGGGGACGGGGTTACTTTTCCCCATGCAGTCACCAGGGGCAGCCATTCCCTTCCCATACTTACTTCCCATACTTATGGCCTTCCAGCCATACTTactgccctccctccctctttttacCCCACAGGTATTTGATCAAGTTTTTAGCCAAGTTGGCTGAACACCAGGAGGTGAATAAAATGACCCCCAGCAACATTGCCATTGTGCTGGGCCCCAACCTGCTCTGGGCACAGCAGAGCACAGGGTAAGGCTACATTGACTCAGTGGGGTGggaagcagctcctctgccttGGAAAAGGTTTTTTGCTAATCCTGCAGGCCCCCTGCACCTCTTCCATCCTTAGGCCCTGTCCCTTGTCCCCTACCATTCTGGAGCATCACATCCCCTCCCCAAGCTCACGTCCTCTTAGCCAGTCTGCAAAGCAGCAGACGTGCCCTCCCCACAGCCCTACATTCACTCTCAGTGTCCTGCATCCAGGCCTCCAAGTGTCTGTCTCTGATGTCCCCTTAGTCTCTCAGTCCTCCCTCACTCTGTAGTCTCTTCCAGAGCCATCCCAGGCCTGGCATCTTCTACACAACTCTCTGTACACCCCCAGCCTTTCATCCACACCTGGCCCTTATATGCCTGCCGGCCGGCCGGCCTCCACTCTTCCACCAAGGTGCACAGAGTAAAAGGCTGAGCCCTAGACCACTTGTGACATGGATGACCTCCAACTGGGTTGGAAGCCAGGTTTCCAGGATAGAGAGCAGGGCCCACTTCCCCCGGGCTTTCTCCCCTTCGGGCCTCTGCCCCCCCAGGAATTAACATAAACGGGTTAATTCCCTTTAAGTCCTCTCCTGATGCCTTCCCCACCTCTGTCTCTCAGAGATCCCATGCAACTGGACTTGGCCTCGGTCTCCTCCATCCAGGTGGTGGGCATTGTGGAAGTCCTCATCCAAAACGCAGACACCCTCTTCCCTGGAGGTAGGGCTaaggtttctctctgcccttcCTTCCTCGGGGAGCAGTAACAGAAGGTGAGGGGCACAGAGAAAAAGCCCTGGGTCCCGCTGCAATTGCAAAGAGCAGGGGGATAGACAAAGAGCATCCCATGCTGGTCAGTTCTGTTGTGTCCATCTGTGGCTGCTGCAGAAGGGGCTACCAGCAGGGCACAGGAGCACTGCTTATCTGCAGTCCATGTTTGCAGCACGGCAGCTGGCAAAATGAGCCAGATCTCCGTCCTGCTTTCATATAACCTGATCAAACTGGAGGCTCAGATCCTGCTCTGGGAAAGGCAAGGTTTTCTAATCCCCCTGTCCACTGCGTTCAGATGGGGCATTTAACCTCAGTGGGGAGTTGGTATCCCATCGAGCTGGGAGCTCAGGGGGACTGTGAGTCAAGGGCTCAGTGGGAAGGGAGTGAGGGAGCAAGGGAGCAAGATTTTGCCTCCGAGAGACCTGCCATTTTGAGCTTGGGCCAAGTTCCCAGCTCAGCCAAGTCTGTGTCTCCTAGAGGTACCCTCACATTGAtctgctgaaggcaggtgtgTCTGAGCCACAAGCTTGTGGTTTGTGCCTAGCTGGGGACTGTTACCCTGCTTCAAACTCTGTATAAAAGCAAACCGGCTCTCTTCCACCCTTCCTGCTCATGCCCTCAGACACCAGAGGACTTGTGGAAGAGAGCCCTAGAAGCAACAACAGTCTGCAGGGAGGCCAGCAGTCCCATCAGGTGGGGCTGCTGCCCCTACTCTGCACATgggtctctgccccccaggacaaAGTGCTGGGGCtatgcaggaggaggaagggaaaaggctaTTCTTGCTACCTCAAACATAAGCTGAGGTACCAGTCaggaggagggaagcaggggTCTGCGCAGGGAGGCAGATGGGCTCTGGAGACTGCTCCATGGCTGGGCTATACCCACCCACAGTCTGTTCTGATTCCCAGCCTTGCAATGAGCCCTGTGCAGCATTCAGCATAGCTTTGCTTCTAGTACAGTTTCCTCAggacttccttcctttctctctaccTAGAGATAGATTTCAACATCTCGGGCATGTTCACACCGCCTGCGAATGCCGTACTTAGCGAGGCCAGCCCAGTAGAGGAGTCGCCTCCCAAGTCCCCTCCAGCCAGCACCCCTGCTCTCCCAGCTGAAGAAGTGTAAGTCTGGCAGGAGCTGGTAGCTCTGGCTGTCCCAGCCCTCCTCAGacagctctcctccctccccatcctaCCCCACGCTATGCACCCATTTCTTCGCACATAGCCATGGCCTAGGCATGAGGTGCCTCAAGCCAAGGACCAACTGTGCCCCATGGAGGCACTGACTCCCACCATCAGTAGAATTCACTGACCTCCACTGTCAGCAGGATAACCAAAGCCTAACCTGCCCCTTTTTCCCACAGCACGAAGGATCCCAAGACGAGTTCTCAGCCAGCTTCCCCGAAGGTGACCAAACCTTCTGaagctgcagggctgctggcccCAACGCCAGCTGATGACACCACCCGCAAAGGTTAGGCCATGGAGCAGGAGGCCCCAGACCACGCACTAGGATGCTGGCAATGCTCAGGAGATATCCACAGAGCCTGACAACCCAAATGCCATGTTCTCTGGTTGCCTTCATCCCATCACACCCCAGAAGAAAGGGTGCTGTGGGCTGCTCCTGTTGCTGAATGGGAGGGGAAGGGCCTGTGGCCAGGCTGTGTAGGCAGGATTCCGGCCCTCATTTTGTGCTTTCCATTCCCAGCCAAGGTAGCACCATGGGATCGCAATGGCTGGCCCTCTGGTGGAAGCAACTCCCTTCTTTCAGAGCCATCAAAGCTCAGGGTCTCTTgtagagggaagaaggaaggaaaagcccCCAAAGCTGGCGTGTGCTCTGTCCTCCCAGCTCAGTGCTCCAGGATGGGACTGAGGAGCCA from Apteryx mantelli isolate bAptMan1 chromosome 1, bAptMan1.hap1, whole genome shotgun sequence includes:
- the SH3BP1 gene encoding SH3 domain-binding protein 1 isoform X1; the protein is MMKRQFHRMRQQLSHPNLTSRAQEATELLTEDLLQIEQRIEPAKRAAHSVSKRLQACLQGQCGSEMDKRVKKLPLMALSTTMAESFKELDTESSLGRALEMGCCMQSTLAKILAEFEITLERDVLQPLNKLSEEELPIILKRKKMLQKLISDWNAIKSRLNQAAKSSSNSTSTGTGPGASSSTNKLENLKEEEEEVKRKLEQCKGAKDEVEGCSLLSLLPQDEYMADLYHFSTKEDSYASYFIRLMEIQAQYHRQSLGSLDSALAELKEAHSQTEPSFTADTPITGYYGVSLETHLKSLGREIALPIEACVMMLLASGMREEGLFRLAAGASVLRKLKSSLASGSNALEEFYADPHAVAGALKSYLRELPQPLMTFELYDEWVKVASFKDFDSRVQSLRDTCSRLPQENYNNLRYLIKFLAKLAEHQEVNKMTPSNIAIVLGPNLLWAQQSTGDPMQLDLASVSSIQVVGIVEVLIQNADTLFPGEIDFNISGMFTPPANAVLSEASPVEESPPKSPPASTPALPAEEVTKDPKTSSQPASPKVTKPSEAAGLLAPTPADDTTRKGKRPAPARPTVPPPPVAQPRSSAPTPVVPKQAAGPKALPRRMAGGPSRAPSVPPPLPPQPTRRQSHNGLQAPRPPASEASATTDTETATDCAPGAADEGQPLSPGGRSPPAASQPAGQASEND
- the SH3BP1 gene encoding SH3 domain-binding protein 1 isoform X3, giving the protein MMKRQFHRMRQQLSHPNLTSRAQEATELLTEDLLQIEQRIEPAKRAAHSVSKRLQACLQGQCGSEMDKRVKKLPLMALSTTMAESFKELDTESSLGRALEMGCCMQSTLAKILAEFEITLERDVLQPLNKLSEEELPIILKRKKMLQKLISDWNAIKSRLNQAAKSSSNSTSTGTGPGASSSTNKLENLKEEEEEVKRKLEQCKGAKDEVEGCSLLSLLPQDEYMADLYHFSTKEDSYASYFIRLMEIQAQYHRQSLGSLDSALAELKEAHSQTEPSFTADTPITGYYGVSLETHLKSLGREIALPIEACVMMLLASGMREEGLFRLAAGASVLRKLKSSLASGSNALEEFYADPHAVAGALKSYLRELPQPLMTFELYDEWVKVASFKDFDSRVQSLRDTCSRLPQENYNNLRYLIKFLAKLAEHQEVNKMTPSNIAIVLGPNLLWAQQSTGTKDPKTSSQPASPKVTKPSEAAGLLAPTPADDTTRKGKRPAPARPTVPPPPVAQPRSSAPTPVVPKQAAGPKALPRRMAGGPSRAPSVPPPLPPQPTRRQSHNGLQAPRPPASEASATTDTETATDCAPGAADEGQPLSPGGRSPPAASQPAGQASEND
- the SH3BP1 gene encoding SH3 domain-binding protein 1 isoform X2, giving the protein MMKRQFHRMRQQLSHPNLTSRAQEATELLTEDLLQIEQRIEPAKRAAHSVSKRLQACLQGQCGSEMDKRVKKLPLMALSTTMAESFKELDTESSLGRALEMGCCMQSTLAKILAEFEITLERDVLQPLNKLSEEELPIILKRKKMLQKLISDWNAIKSRLNQAAKSSSNSTSTGTGPGASSSTNKLENLKEEEEEVKRKLEQCKDEYMADLYHFSTKEDSYASYFIRLMEIQAQYHRQSLGSLDSALAELKEAHSQTEPSFTADTPITGYYGVSLETHLKSLGREIALPIEACVMMLLASGMREEGLFRLAAGASVLRKLKSSLASGSNALEEFYADPHAVAGALKSYLRELPQPLMTFELYDEWVKVASFKDFDSRVQSLRDTCSRLPQENYNNLRYLIKFLAKLAEHQEVNKMTPSNIAIVLGPNLLWAQQSTGDPMQLDLASVSSIQVVGIVEVLIQNADTLFPGEIDFNISGMFTPPANAVLSEASPVEESPPKSPPASTPALPAEEVTKDPKTSSQPASPKVTKPSEAAGLLAPTPADDTTRKGKRPAPARPTVPPPPVAQPRSSAPTPVVPKQAAGPKALPRRMAGGPSRAPSVPPPLPPQPTRRQSHNGLQAPRPPASEASATTDTETATDCAPGAADEGQPLSPGGRSPPAASQPAGQASEND
- the SH3BP1 gene encoding SH3 domain-binding protein 1 isoform X4, translating into MLQKLISDWNAIKSRLNQAAKSSSNSTSTGTGPGASSSTNKLENLKEEEEEVKRKLEQCKGAKDEVEGCSLLSLLPQDEYMADLYHFSTKEDSYASYFIRLMEIQAQYHRQSLGSLDSALAELKEAHSQTEPSFTADTPITGYYGVSLETHLKSLGREIALPIEACVMMLLASGMREEGLFRLAAGASVLRKLKSSLASGSNALEEFYADPHAVAGALKSYLRELPQPLMTFELYDEWVKVASFKDFDSRVQSLRDTCSRLPQENYNNLRYLIKFLAKLAEHQEVNKMTPSNIAIVLGPNLLWAQQSTGDPMQLDLASVSSIQVVGIVEVLIQNADTLFPGEIDFNISGMFTPPANAVLSEASPVEESPPKSPPASTPALPAEEVTKDPKTSSQPASPKVTKPSEAAGLLAPTPADDTTRKGKRPAPARPTVPPPPVAQPRSSAPTPVVPKQAAGPKALPRRMAGGPSRAPSVPPPLPPQPTRRQSHNGLQAPRPPASEASATTDTETATDCAPGAADEGQPLSPGGRSPPAASQPAGQASEND